Proteins encoded together in one Aggregicoccus sp. 17bor-14 window:
- the nhaR gene encoding transcriptional activator NhaR, translating to MSAWLNYHHLFYFWTTVREGSVSAASRKLRLAQPTVSEQLKSLEESLGVELFSRVGGKLVLTELGRHAYRYADEIFTLGRELQDSLQGLPTRRGERLVVGIADVVPKLVASRLLEPALQLQPEVHLVCREDRQDRLLAELAVHALDVVITDAAVPAGSAVRAYSHLLGESAVTLFAQKTRAERLRRHFPRSLEGVPMLLPTEGTSLRRQLAAWMEGERVRPRIVGEFQDAALLKTFGQLGMGVFPGTAVLEEQICAQYGVAVVGRLESVRERFYAITVERKLRHPAVVAVSEAARNSLFPRP from the coding sequence ATGTCCGCCTGGCTCAACTACCACCACCTCTTCTACTTCTGGACCACGGTGCGCGAGGGCAGCGTCTCTGCGGCGAGCCGCAAGCTGCGGCTCGCGCAGCCCACGGTGAGCGAGCAGCTCAAGAGCCTGGAGGAGAGCCTCGGGGTGGAGCTGTTCAGCCGCGTGGGCGGCAAGCTGGTGCTCACCGAGCTGGGGCGCCACGCCTACCGCTACGCGGACGAGATCTTCACCCTGGGGCGGGAGCTGCAGGACTCGCTGCAGGGGCTGCCCACGCGCCGCGGAGAGCGGCTGGTGGTGGGCATCGCGGACGTGGTGCCCAAGCTGGTGGCGAGCCGGCTGCTGGAGCCTGCGCTGCAGCTGCAGCCGGAGGTGCACCTCGTCTGCCGCGAGGACCGCCAGGACCGGCTGCTCGCCGAGCTCGCGGTGCACGCGCTGGACGTGGTCATCACGGACGCGGCGGTGCCCGCGGGCAGCGCCGTGCGCGCCTACAGCCACCTGCTGGGCGAGAGCGCCGTCACGCTCTTCGCGCAGAAGACGCGCGCCGAGCGCCTGCGCCGCCACTTCCCCAGGTCGCTCGAGGGCGTGCCCATGCTGCTGCCCACCGAGGGCACCAGCCTGCGCCGCCAGCTCGCCGCATGGATGGAGGGCGAGCGGGTGCGCCCGCGCATCGTGGGCGAGTTCCAGGACGCCGCCCTGCTCAAGACCTTCGGGCAGCTGGGGATGGGCGTGTTCCCGGGCACCGCGGTGCTCGAGGAGCAGATCTGCGCCCAGTACGGCGTGGCGGTGGTGGGGCGCCTGGAGAGCGTGCGCGAGCGCTTCTACGCCATCACCGTGGAGCGAAAGCTGCGCCACCCCGCGGTCGTCGCCGTGTCCGAGGCCGCGCGCAACAGCCTCTTCCCCCGGCCCTGA
- a CDS encoding MEDS domain-containing protein encodes MLQSQPPSLAKPAPLDSQVEAMKHGEHYCLVYETPEEQWAAVVPFLTAGLARNEACAYITDEHSIDEVRHALQAHGVEVERHVARGALVFLSKREAYLREGSFNPPGMISFLGDTVREAAERGFSGFRVTGEMTWALGRECGCEDLVEYEALLNDFFPGQPALAICQYNRRRFGADLIRDVLRTHPIAILGDQVCANLFYETPAMVLGRESAERRVDWMVHQLKHFRASEERLERAVQARDEFLGVASHELNTPLTSLKLQVQGLQRLLAQRMDQARSPEEEKLARTLGRTDRQVRRLSQLVSDLLDVSRINAHQLALRRAPVDLGELLEETVDHASDEPSLDAGRIQLQRGRGAPIIGVWDRSRLEQAVTNLLSNALKYGRGRPVQVRARVHAGHALLEVQDHGLGVRAEDLTRIFERFERAISPSEVSGLGLGLYITREIARAHGGSVEVQSRPGEGSTFTLRLPLACA; translated from the coding sequence ATGCTCCAGAGCCAGCCCCCCTCCCTCGCGAAGCCCGCGCCCCTCGACTCGCAGGTGGAGGCGATGAAGCACGGCGAGCACTACTGCCTCGTGTACGAGACGCCCGAGGAGCAGTGGGCGGCGGTGGTGCCCTTCCTCACGGCGGGGCTCGCGCGCAACGAGGCCTGCGCGTACATCACGGACGAGCACAGCATCGACGAGGTGCGCCACGCGCTGCAGGCGCACGGCGTGGAGGTGGAGCGGCACGTGGCGCGCGGCGCGCTCGTGTTCCTCTCGAAGCGCGAGGCCTACCTGCGCGAGGGCAGCTTCAACCCGCCGGGGATGATCTCCTTCCTCGGGGACACGGTGCGCGAGGCGGCCGAGCGCGGCTTCTCGGGCTTCCGCGTCACCGGCGAGATGACCTGGGCGCTGGGGCGCGAGTGCGGGTGCGAGGACCTGGTGGAGTACGAGGCGCTGCTCAACGACTTCTTCCCGGGCCAGCCCGCGCTCGCCATCTGCCAGTACAACCGGCGCCGCTTCGGCGCGGACCTGATCCGCGACGTGCTGCGCACCCACCCCATCGCCATCCTCGGGGACCAGGTGTGCGCGAACCTCTTCTACGAGACGCCGGCGATGGTGCTGGGGCGCGAGAGCGCCGAGCGGCGGGTGGACTGGATGGTGCACCAGCTGAAGCACTTCCGCGCCTCCGAGGAGCGGCTCGAGCGCGCGGTGCAGGCGCGCGACGAGTTCCTCGGCGTGGCGAGCCACGAGCTGAACACGCCGCTCACCAGCCTCAAGCTCCAGGTGCAGGGGCTGCAGCGGCTGCTCGCGCAGCGCATGGACCAGGCGCGCAGCCCCGAGGAGGAGAAGCTCGCGCGCACGCTGGGGCGCACGGACCGCCAGGTGCGCCGGCTCTCGCAGCTGGTGAGCGACCTGCTGGACGTCTCGCGCATCAACGCACACCAGCTCGCGCTGCGGCGCGCGCCGGTGGACCTGGGCGAGCTGCTCGAGGAGACGGTGGACCACGCCTCCGACGAGCCCTCGCTCGACGCGGGCCGCATCCAGCTGCAGCGGGGGCGCGGCGCGCCGATTATCGGGGTGTGGGACCGCAGCCGGCTCGAGCAGGCGGTGACCAACCTCTTGAGCAACGCGCTCAAGTACGGGCGGGGCCGGCCGGTGCAGGTGCGCGCGCGCGTGCACGCAGGCCACGCGCTGCTCGAGGTACAGGACCACGGCCTGGGCGTGCGCGCCGAGGACCTCACGCGCATCTTCGAGCGCTTCGAGCGCGCCATCAGCCCCAGCGAGGTGAGCGGCCTGGGGCTGGGGCTCTACATCACCCGTGAGATTGCCCGCGCCCACGGCGGCAGCGTGGAGGTGCAGAGCCGCCCCGGCGAGGGCTCCACCTTCACCCTGCGCCTGCCGCTCGCCTGCGCCTAG
- a CDS encoding ATP-binding protein: MHLPPSHRAAPPASILLVDDHPASLLALEAVLEPLGQRLVRAQSGREALAALLHEDFACVLLDVQMPELDGFETARLIRERPRTRSLPLLFLTGVHREEAAVLRGYAHGAVDYILKPFNPDILRTKVAVFVDLFQQQRALREEARVRADLEREVMEREREARFAPALDSALDGLRRDLAPLTLVDAMVAAAPVGLAVIDPALRYLRANEALARLHGVPMQALPGHTVQEVAPDVAERVAERVREVLRTGQPALGLPFVRERVPGERRHLLASYYPLTLPDATRAPGAAVAVGVVAMDVTALKEAEEAQRASEERLRVVLAALTEGVVVQDAAGVLRMANASAQRLFGEPAARLAGRTSYDAEWGAVDEEGRPLPGALHPPMVALRTGQPVLGRVMGVRGAEGRTVWLSVNAQPLFAEDGRTPTGVVSSFVDVTETRALAEERAQLLREAQAAVRLRDEFLSVASHELKTPLTPLHLKLAGLQRQAQAGGLLEAGRVQADLAVAQRQVRRLASLVDDLLDVSRLTQGRLTLSPEPVELGALVRDVVGGLEAEAAWSGCSVALEVEEPVEGAWDPVRLEQVASNLLTNALKYGAGRPVQVRVGRREGRALLSVRDHGIGIEEEALPRLFGKFVRAVSERHYGGLGLGLFITRQIVEAHGGSVSVQSRPHEGALFEVLLPLAAGGTP, translated from the coding sequence GTGCACCTCCCGCCCTCCCACCGCGCGGCGCCGCCCGCGAGCATCCTCCTGGTGGACGACCACCCCGCGAGCCTCCTCGCGCTCGAGGCGGTGCTCGAGCCGCTGGGCCAGCGCCTGGTGCGCGCGCAGAGCGGCCGCGAGGCGCTCGCGGCGCTCTTGCACGAGGACTTCGCCTGCGTGCTGCTGGACGTGCAGATGCCGGAGCTGGACGGCTTCGAGACGGCGCGCCTCATCCGCGAGCGCCCGCGCACGCGCAGCCTGCCGCTGCTCTTCCTCACCGGCGTGCACCGCGAGGAGGCGGCGGTGCTGCGCGGCTACGCGCACGGGGCGGTGGACTACATCCTCAAGCCCTTCAACCCGGACATCCTGCGCACGAAGGTGGCGGTGTTCGTGGACCTCTTCCAGCAGCAGCGCGCGCTGCGCGAGGAGGCGCGGGTGCGCGCGGACCTCGAGCGCGAGGTGATGGAGCGCGAGCGCGAGGCGCGCTTCGCCCCGGCGCTGGACTCGGCGCTGGACGGCCTGCGCCGCGACCTCGCGCCGCTCACCCTGGTGGACGCGATGGTGGCCGCGGCGCCCGTGGGGCTCGCGGTGATAGACCCCGCGCTGCGCTACCTGCGCGCGAACGAGGCGCTCGCGCGCCTCCACGGCGTGCCCATGCAGGCGCTGCCCGGCCACACGGTGCAGGAGGTGGCCCCGGACGTGGCGGAGCGGGTGGCCGAGCGCGTGCGCGAGGTGCTGCGCACCGGGCAGCCCGCGCTGGGGCTGCCCTTCGTGCGCGAGCGCGTGCCCGGCGAGCGCCGCCACCTGCTCGCGAGCTACTACCCCCTGACCTTGCCGGACGCGACGCGCGCGCCGGGCGCGGCCGTGGCGGTGGGCGTGGTGGCCATGGACGTGACGGCGCTGAAGGAGGCCGAGGAGGCCCAGCGCGCGAGCGAGGAGCGGCTGCGCGTGGTGCTCGCCGCGCTCACCGAGGGCGTGGTGGTGCAGGACGCCGCGGGCGTGCTGCGCATGGCCAACGCGAGCGCCCAGCGCCTCTTCGGCGAGCCCGCGGCGAGGCTCGCCGGGCGCACCTCCTACGACGCGGAGTGGGGCGCGGTGGACGAGGAGGGCCGCCCGCTGCCCGGCGCGCTGCACCCGCCCATGGTGGCGCTGCGCACGGGGCAGCCGGTGCTGGGGCGGGTGATGGGCGTGCGGGGCGCGGAGGGCCGCACCGTGTGGCTCTCGGTCAACGCCCAGCCCCTCTTCGCCGAGGACGGGCGCACCCCCACGGGGGTGGTCTCCTCCTTCGTGGACGTCACCGAGACGCGCGCGCTCGCGGAGGAGCGCGCGCAGCTGCTGCGCGAGGCGCAGGCGGCGGTGCGCCTGCGCGACGAGTTCCTCAGCGTGGCGAGCCACGAGCTGAAGACGCCCCTCACCCCGCTGCACCTCAAGCTCGCGGGGCTGCAGCGCCAGGCGCAGGCGGGCGGGCTGCTCGAGGCCGGGCGCGTGCAGGCGGACCTCGCCGTGGCGCAGCGCCAGGTGCGCCGGCTCGCGAGCCTCGTGGACGACCTGCTGGACGTGAGCCGCCTCACCCAGGGCCGGCTCACCCTCAGCCCGGAGCCGGTGGAGCTGGGCGCGCTGGTGCGCGACGTGGTGGGAGGCCTCGAGGCGGAGGCCGCGTGGAGCGGCTGCAGCGTGGCGCTGGAGGTGGAGGAGCCGGTGGAGGGCGCGTGGGACCCGGTGCGCCTGGAGCAGGTGGCGAGCAACCTGCTCACCAACGCGCTCAAGTACGGGGCGGGCCGGCCGGTGCAGGTGCGCGTGGGGCGGCGAGAGGGGCGCGCGCTGCTGAGCGTGCGCGACCACGGCATCGGCATCGAGGAGGAGGCGCTGCCGCGGCTCTTCGGCAAGTTCGTGCGCGCCGTGAGCGAGCGGCACTACGGGGGCCTCGGGCTCGGGCTCTTCATCACCCGGCAGATCGTGGAGGCGCACGGCGGCAGCGTGAGCGTGCAGAGCCGGCCCCACGAGGGCGCCCTCTTCGAGGTGCTGCTGCCCCTCGCCGCAGGTGGGACCCCGTGA
- the ribA gene encoding GTP cyclohydrolase II: MTSGGEAAKAVRLEDLVERDRTHDCAGFGAQHVCVRVDAVADLPTRFGTFRIVAFWNNRDGKEHLALVHGDVVGAEAVPTRLHSECLTGDALGSLRCDCRDQLEAALRQLGAQERGLLLYLRQEGRGIGLLNKVRAYALQDRGLDTVEANRALGFRDDERDYAVAAHMLQSLGVRSVALLTNNPDKVRQLEQHGVKVTGRIPHVMPPNAHNRFYLETKAAKSGHFIDFTGKPHLPEQGEPVLVADAPAAAPEPTND; the protein is encoded by the coding sequence ATGACCAGCGGCGGCGAGGCGGCGAAGGCGGTGCGGCTCGAGGATCTCGTCGAGCGCGACCGCACCCACGACTGCGCGGGCTTCGGCGCGCAGCACGTGTGCGTGCGGGTGGACGCGGTGGCGGATCTGCCCACACGCTTCGGCACCTTCCGCATCGTGGCCTTCTGGAACAACCGCGACGGCAAGGAGCACCTGGCGCTGGTGCACGGAGACGTGGTCGGCGCGGAGGCGGTGCCCACGCGGCTGCACTCCGAGTGCCTCACCGGCGATGCGCTGGGAAGCCTGCGCTGCGACTGCCGCGACCAGCTGGAGGCGGCGCTGCGGCAACTGGGCGCGCAGGAGCGGGGGCTCTTGCTCTACCTGCGCCAGGAGGGCCGGGGCATCGGCCTGCTCAACAAGGTGCGCGCCTACGCGCTGCAGGACCGCGGGCTGGACACCGTGGAGGCCAACCGCGCGCTGGGCTTTCGCGACGACGAGCGCGACTACGCGGTGGCGGCGCACATGCTGCAGAGCCTCGGGGTGCGCTCGGTGGCGCTGCTCACGAACAACCCCGACAAGGTGCGCCAGCTCGAGCAGCACGGCGTGAAGGTGACGGGGCGCATCCCGCACGTGATGCCGCCCAACGCGCACAACCGCTTCTACCTGGAGACGAAGGCGGCCAAGAGCGGCCACTTCATCGACTTCACCGGCAAGCCGCACCTGCCCGAGCAGGGCGAGCCGGTGCTCGTCGCGGACGCACCCGCCGCTGCGCCAGAGCCCACGAACGACTGA
- a CDS encoding M48 family metalloprotease, producing MNQLKTVLLLGLLSGAFIAAGSLLGPGYAGFAAVLAVALNVGAYFFSDKLVLRMHGARELSPGEAPGLRRLVEELSARAGLPMPRLFVMQDPQPNAFATGRDPAHGVVAVTTGLLGLLDERELRGVIAHELAHIKNRDILLSSIAATVAAAVTYLAHAAGFAGHLFTGRGSDEEGPGPLQLLLLALVAPLAATLIQLGISRSREYEADRTGARIAGDSEGLARALLKLQHGAQVFAQPGAAQPATASLFIVNPLTGAQGLMALFSTHPQTEERVRRLRALGGQVHALS from the coding sequence ATGAACCAGCTGAAGACGGTCCTGTTGCTCGGCCTGCTGTCGGGGGCCTTCATCGCCGCCGGGAGCCTGCTCGGCCCCGGCTACGCGGGCTTCGCCGCGGTGCTGGCGGTGGCGCTCAACGTGGGCGCCTACTTCTTCTCGGACAAGCTCGTGCTGCGCATGCACGGCGCGCGCGAGCTCTCTCCCGGCGAGGCCCCGGGGCTGCGCCGGCTCGTGGAGGAGCTGAGCGCGCGCGCGGGCCTGCCGATGCCGCGCCTCTTCGTCATGCAGGACCCGCAGCCCAACGCGTTTGCCACGGGGCGCGACCCCGCGCACGGCGTGGTGGCGGTGACCACCGGCCTGCTGGGGCTGCTCGACGAGCGCGAGCTGCGCGGGGTGATTGCCCACGAGCTCGCGCACATCAAGAACCGCGACATCCTGCTTTCCTCTATCGCGGCCACCGTGGCCGCGGCCGTGACCTACCTCGCGCACGCGGCCGGCTTCGCAGGCCACCTCTTCACCGGCCGCGGCAGTGACGAGGAGGGCCCCGGCCCCCTGCAGCTGCTCTTGCTCGCGCTGGTGGCGCCGCTCGCCGCGACGCTCATCCAGCTGGGCATCTCGCGCTCGCGCGAGTACGAGGCGGACCGCACCGGCGCGCGCATCGCGGGGGACAGCGAGGGGCTCGCCCGCGCGCTGCTCAAGCTGCAGCACGGGGCGCAGGTGTTCGCGCAGCCGGGCGCCGCCCAGCCCGCCACCGCGAGCCTCTTCATCGTCAACCCGCTCACCGGCGCGCAGGGGCTGATGGCGCTGTTCAGCACCCACCCGCAGACGGAGGAGCGCGTGCGCCGCCTGCGCGCGCTCGGAGGCCAGGTCCATGCCCTGTCCTGA
- a CDS encoding ABC transporter permease: MIDELGQDLRYALRMLRRQPGFALVAVLTLALGIGANTAIFSVVDALLLKPLPYAGEEALVMVWETNREGKAGTTSPMNFRDWRKADAFSGLAAFSNLAFNLAGSGEAPPERVQASSVSSNFFEVLGVRPMLGATFEPAPDGVADARTVVLSHRLWQRRFGGDPGIVGRTVRLDDAPYTVLGVMPAGFEWAQIAPKGASARDAAELWTPAPHHDVPQLGVDTGVELSSSRGTGYLRVVGRLAPGVSLAQAGSRMQALGAQLARDFPEDNAGSSIRVLPLREQLYGSTRPMLLVLLAAVGLVLAIACANVANLFLARAAGRGRELAVRTALGARRGRLVRQLLTESLLVALAAGALGLLLAAWGVDALLALEPADVPRLTDVGLDGAVLLFTLGVSLGTGLLFGLLPALHASDLDLHATLKQGAGVKGGGRGKRSRAALVVAETALALVLLVSAGLLLQGFWRLQHVDPGFEPDRLLSFAVNLPKQPYSDEARQTAFYRQVLERLSALPGVERAGAVLTLPFGRDNIGLTLNVEGRPPPPPGREQPTAGYQVASQDYFATLGIPLLRGRGFLPTDVDGSLPVVLLSEAAAKANFPGEDPVGRRIRMGGEGNRWLTVVGVVGDVRHGGLGEPPRAEVYRPFEQDGWAFLTFVLRTRGEPTALAQAARDAVRAVDGQLAIARVQPVRALVDASIARERFLSLLVGVFAAVALLLAAVGLYGVISYAARGRTQEIGVRMALGARPADVLRLVLGSGLRLALGGVALGLVGAWGAGRLLASQLPGVRAADPLTLAALALAVCAVALAATWLPARRAMRVDPQEALRAE; this comes from the coding sequence GTGATCGACGAACTCGGACAGGACCTGCGCTACGCCCTGCGCATGCTGCGCCGCCAGCCGGGCTTCGCCCTGGTGGCGGTGCTCACGCTCGCGCTGGGCATCGGGGCGAACACCGCCATCTTCAGCGTGGTGGACGCGCTGCTGCTCAAGCCGCTGCCCTACGCCGGCGAAGAGGCGCTGGTGATGGTGTGGGAGACGAACCGCGAGGGCAAGGCGGGCACCACCAGCCCGATGAACTTCCGCGACTGGCGCAAGGCGGACGCCTTCAGCGGGCTCGCGGCCTTCTCCAACCTCGCCTTCAACCTCGCCGGCAGCGGCGAGGCGCCCCCCGAGCGCGTGCAGGCGAGCAGCGTCTCGAGCAACTTCTTCGAGGTGCTCGGCGTGCGCCCGATGCTGGGCGCCACCTTCGAGCCCGCGCCGGACGGCGTGGCGGACGCGCGCACCGTGGTGCTCAGCCACCGGCTGTGGCAGCGGCGCTTCGGCGGGGACCCGGGCATCGTGGGGCGCACCGTGCGCCTGGACGATGCGCCCTACACCGTGCTCGGCGTGATGCCCGCGGGCTTCGAGTGGGCGCAGATCGCCCCGAAGGGCGCGAGCGCGCGCGACGCCGCCGAGCTGTGGACGCCCGCGCCCCACCACGACGTGCCCCAGCTGGGGGTGGACACCGGCGTGGAGCTCTCCAGCTCGCGCGGCACCGGCTACCTGCGGGTGGTGGGGCGGCTCGCGCCGGGGGTGAGCCTGGCGCAGGCAGGCAGCCGCATGCAGGCGCTGGGCGCGCAGCTCGCGCGCGATTTCCCCGAGGACAACGCGGGCTCGAGCATCCGGGTGCTGCCGCTGCGCGAGCAGCTCTACGGCAGCACGCGCCCCATGCTGCTGGTGCTGCTCGCGGCGGTGGGGCTGGTCCTGGCCATCGCCTGCGCCAACGTGGCCAACCTCTTCCTCGCGCGCGCGGCCGGACGGGGGCGCGAGCTCGCGGTGCGCACGGCGCTGGGGGCGCGGCGCGGGCGGCTCGTGCGCCAGCTGCTCACCGAGAGCCTGCTGGTGGCGCTCGCGGCCGGCGCGCTCGGGCTCTTGCTCGCGGCGTGGGGCGTGGACGCGCTGCTCGCGCTGGAGCCGGCGGACGTGCCGCGCCTCACCGACGTGGGGCTGGACGGCGCGGTGCTGCTCTTCACGCTGGGCGTGTCGCTGGGCACGGGGCTGCTCTTCGGCCTGCTGCCCGCGCTGCACGCCTCGGACCTGGACCTGCACGCCACGCTGAAGCAGGGCGCGGGGGTGAAGGGCGGCGGGCGCGGGAAGCGCTCGCGCGCGGCGCTGGTGGTGGCCGAGACGGCGCTCGCCCTGGTGCTGCTGGTGAGCGCGGGGCTGCTCTTGCAGGGCTTCTGGCGCCTGCAGCACGTGGACCCGGGCTTCGAGCCCGACCGCCTCCTCAGCTTCGCCGTCAACCTGCCGAAGCAGCCCTACTCGGACGAGGCGCGCCAGACGGCCTTCTACCGCCAGGTGCTCGAGCGGCTCTCGGCGCTGCCCGGCGTGGAGCGCGCGGGCGCGGTGCTCACGCTGCCCTTCGGGCGCGACAACATCGGGCTCACCCTCAACGTGGAGGGCCGCCCGCCGCCTCCGCCGGGGCGGGAGCAGCCCACGGCCGGCTACCAGGTCGCCTCGCAGGACTACTTCGCCACGCTCGGCATCCCGCTGCTGCGCGGGCGCGGCTTCCTGCCCACGGACGTGGACGGCTCGCTGCCCGTGGTGCTGCTGAGCGAGGCCGCGGCGAAGGCGAACTTCCCCGGCGAGGACCCGGTGGGCCGGCGCATCCGCATGGGCGGCGAGGGCAACCGCTGGCTCACCGTGGTGGGCGTGGTGGGGGACGTGCGCCACGGCGGGCTCGGCGAGCCGCCGCGCGCCGAGGTCTACCGCCCGTTCGAGCAGGACGGCTGGGCCTTCCTCACCTTCGTGCTGCGCACGCGCGGCGAGCCGACGGCGCTCGCCCAGGCGGCGCGCGACGCGGTGCGCGCGGTGGACGGGCAGCTGGCGATCGCCCGCGTGCAGCCGGTGCGCGCGCTGGTGGACGCCTCCATCGCGCGCGAGCGCTTCCTCTCCCTGCTGGTGGGGGTGTTCGCCGCGGTCGCCCTGCTGCTCGCGGCGGTGGGGCTCTACGGCGTCATCAGCTACGCGGCGCGCGGGCGCACGCAGGAGATCGGCGTGCGCATGGCCCTGGGCGCGCGCCCCGCGGACGTGCTGCGGCTCGTGCTGGGCTCGGGGCTGCGCCTCGCGCTCGGGGGCGTGGCGCTGGGGCTGGTGGGCGCGTGGGGCGCGGGGAGGCTGCTCGCGAGCCAGCTGCCGGGGGTGCGCGCCGCGGACCCGCTCACCCTCGCCGCGCTCGCGCTCGCGGTGTGCGCCGTGGCGCTCGCCGCCACCTGGCTCCCCGCGCGCCGCGCGATGCGCGTGGACCCGCAAGAGGCGCTGCGCGCGGAGTAG